The following proteins are encoded in a genomic region of Prochlorococcus marinus XMU1408:
- a CDS encoding PAP/fibrillin family protein, with protein MQDRKDLKALIYQVAAVTDRGQRMNTLIAPMYQNKLVEMNKLVDVLQPLSDEITQSSIEGEWELIYSSVELFRSSPFFLAIEKALNDKSKSDLFFKLHLLQVGSFGLSTVGRVGQYLNFNKGEMISTFDTTIFGLTTIPILGWFKLLPTFGGRVITLAKGLQLKDNILSMELEKTKVSEVDGLGRIPFIDSILMERWYPVKTVWNLLPWNKENPNCEISVIYVDEDLRIIRDMHGALFVYIRPSIPLLDQTKT; from the coding sequence ATGCAAGACAGGAAAGATCTCAAAGCCCTTATTTACCAGGTAGCAGCAGTAACAGATAGAGGTCAAAGGATGAACACGCTGATTGCTCCTATGTACCAAAACAAATTAGTAGAGATGAATAAACTAGTTGATGTTCTACAGCCCCTATCAGATGAAATAACTCAGAGTTCTATTGAAGGTGAATGGGAGCTTATTTACTCATCAGTTGAATTGTTTAGAAGCTCTCCATTTTTTTTAGCCATTGAAAAGGCTTTAAACGACAAATCAAAAAGCGATTTATTTTTCAAGCTTCATCTTTTACAGGTTGGATCATTTGGTTTATCAACAGTAGGAAGAGTCGGTCAATATCTCAATTTTAATAAAGGGGAAATGATCTCCACCTTTGATACCACAATCTTTGGACTTACAACCATCCCAATCCTTGGGTGGTTCAAGCTTTTGCCTACCTTTGGTGGTCGAGTCATAACTCTGGCTAAGGGGCTTCAACTAAAAGACAACATTCTTTCAATGGAGTTAGAGAAAACTAAAGTATCAGAGGTAGATGGACTGGGAAGAATTCCATTTATTGACAGTATTCTCATGGAAAGGTGGTACCCAGTAAAGACCGTATGGAACCTTTTGCCATGGAACAAAGAAAATCCAAATTGTGAGATTAGCGTGATCTATGTTGACGAAGATTTAAGAATCATTAGAGATATGCACGGAGCATTATTTGTTTACATACGTCCATCAATTCCTCTTCTAGACCAAACAAAAACTTAA
- a CDS encoding phytoene desaturase family protein, whose product MKNPEVIVIGSGIGGLCCGGLLAKAGKKILILEAHSRPGGAAHGFEKNGYKFESGPSLWSGLGTWPTTNPLGQVLKALNQKVELIKYREWNVQIPEGDYTIGVGDRRFLDQINSISGNDATKEWEHFIQVIKPISAAANAIPLIALNQNKETIFQLLRRSNTLLPHLKSIKYLGGAFGNLVDEHLKDPFLRNWVNLLCFLISGLSKDETNAAAMATLFDDWFKPDAYLEYPKGGSESIVKALLNGIYSFGGNLRLNSKVKQIIIKRNKAIGIELKNGEKIFADHIVSNADIWNTLDLIPKEISQKWREKRSMTPKCKSFLHIHLGFNAEGLENIPLHSIWVDDWSKGITAERNVVVLSIPSALDPTMSPPNKHILHGYTPANEPWEKWENLKIGTEEYEKTKEERCSVFWEPIKKLIPDIEERIEIKMTGTPLTHQRFLNAKNGSYGPALSAAEGLFPGNKTAIKNLLLCGSSTFPGIGIPPVAASGAMAANTILGSKFQRDLIKELDI is encoded by the coding sequence ATGAAAAATCCAGAAGTAATTGTAATTGGAAGTGGTATAGGAGGATTATGTTGCGGAGGGTTACTCGCAAAAGCTGGCAAAAAAATCCTAATTCTTGAGGCTCACTCAAGACCAGGAGGAGCCGCTCATGGCTTTGAGAAAAATGGTTATAAATTTGAATCTGGTCCTTCTCTTTGGAGTGGACTAGGTACTTGGCCAACGACAAATCCTTTAGGTCAAGTACTTAAAGCTCTTAACCAAAAAGTTGAATTAATTAAATATCGGGAATGGAATGTTCAAATTCCTGAGGGTGACTACACGATTGGAGTTGGAGATAGACGATTCCTTGATCAGATCAATTCAATTAGCGGAAATGATGCCACTAAAGAATGGGAACATTTTATTCAAGTGATTAAACCAATTAGTGCAGCAGCTAATGCAATTCCCCTAATAGCACTAAATCAAAACAAGGAAACTATTTTTCAGCTCTTAAGACGTAGTAATACACTCCTTCCCCACTTGAAATCTATTAAATACCTAGGAGGTGCTTTTGGGAATTTAGTTGATGAACATCTTAAAGATCCATTTTTACGAAATTGGGTTAATTTACTTTGCTTTCTAATAAGTGGTTTATCCAAAGACGAAACAAATGCAGCTGCGATGGCAACCCTTTTTGATGATTGGTTTAAACCAGATGCCTACCTGGAATATCCAAAAGGAGGAAGTGAATCAATCGTTAAGGCTCTATTAAATGGAATTTACTCATTTGGAGGGAATCTTAGACTTAATTCAAAAGTAAAACAGATAATTATAAAAAGAAACAAAGCAATCGGAATTGAGTTGAAAAATGGTGAAAAAATTTTTGCAGATCATATTGTTAGCAATGCAGACATTTGGAATACCCTAGATTTAATACCAAAAGAAATATCTCAAAAATGGAGAGAGAAAAGGTCTATGACTCCAAAATGCAAGTCATTTCTTCATATACATCTTGGGTTTAATGCAGAAGGACTAGAAAATATTCCACTCCATTCAATATGGGTTGATGATTGGTCTAAAGGTATTACTGCTGAAAGAAATGTAGTAGTTCTCTCTATTCCATCTGCATTGGATCCAACAATGTCTCCCCCAAACAAACACATTCTTCACGGATATACGCCTGCTAATGAGCCATGGGAAAAATGGGAAAATCTGAAAATAGGTACTGAAGAATATGAAAAAACAAAAGAAGAGCGGTGCTCTGTCTTTTGGGAACCAATAAAAAAACTGATACCTGATATTGAGGAAAGAATCGAAATAAAAATGACAGGTACACCACTTACACATCAAAGATTTTTAAATGCAAAAAATGGAAGTTATGGTCCAGCCTTATCAGCGGCAGAGGGACTTTTCCCAGGGAATAAAACTGCAATTAAAAATCTATTATTGTGTGGCTCCAGTACATTCCCGGGGATCGGGATACCACCTGTAGCAGCCAGCGGTGCCATGGCCGCCAATACTATTCTTGGTTCCAAATTTCAAAGAGATCTAATCAAAGAGCTAGACATATAA
- a CDS encoding CIA30 family protein produces the protein MTEPSKVVSSSDFDDWFSLNDTVMGGSSKAVCRSSSKGLSLEGVVVEEKGGFVSCKSPIFSPVLNLSNYQGFELKIEGKGRTLKFGVSCKYGILELRGFFLDKSPGGLRWVAEIETKRFGTTTIKVPFESLEPTVLAKKISIPIIFKSESITQFQLLHSKFGKPGELNPGFKPGKINFVLQSICVY, from the coding sequence ATGACGGAGCCATCAAAAGTCGTGTCATCCAGTGACTTTGATGATTGGTTTTCTTTGAACGACACTGTTATGGGAGGTTCAAGTAAAGCAGTTTGCAGATCTTCCTCAAAAGGCCTCTCCTTGGAAGGTGTTGTAGTTGAGGAAAAAGGAGGTTTTGTTAGTTGCAAATCTCCAATATTTTCACCTGTTTTAAATTTATCAAATTATCAAGGTTTTGAATTAAAAATTGAAGGTAAAGGTCGAACTTTAAAATTTGGAGTGTCATGTAAATATGGAATTCTTGAATTAAGAGGATTTTTCTTAGACAAATCACCTGGTGGGCTCAGATGGGTAGCAGAAATAGAAACAAAAAGATTTGGGACAACAACTATCAAAGTACCTTTTGAAAGCCTTGAACCAACAGTTCTTGCAAAAAAAATTTCTATACCAATTATATTTAAATCAGAATCTATAACCCAATTTCAATTACTACATTCCAAATTTGGTAAACCAGGAGAATTGAATCCTGGGTTTAAGCCAGGCAAAATAAATTTTGTATTACAATCAATTTGTGTCTACTAG
- a CDS encoding glycosyl hydrolase family 57, with product MKNKELPPICGFEFEINKLVNKERDSRQFEEKSRLENVNSGFACALHMHQPTIPAGENGKLISHLQYMFEHTSEGDNHNAEPFAQCYKRLAQIIPSLIDEGYDPKIMLDYSGNLLWGIEQMGREDILKSLKLLACDQTVQPHVEWLGTFWSHAVASSTPPSDFKLQITAWQHHFSSLFGEDALRRVNGFSLPEMHLPNHPDVLFQLIKALKECGYRWVMVQEHSVQNIDGSNLRNDQKYIPNMLKAQSSNGETISILSLIKTQGSDTKLVGQMQPYYEAIGLNKQYLGKHIIPSLVSQIADGENGGVMMNEFPQAYIQAYKRIGQKTDISSTIAMNGSEYLDFLETLDIDENNYPLIQAVGQDRIWKKISGPITPTLVKKAINELKEEDQSFSLSGASWTNDLSWEDGYINVLEPITKLSSYFHETFDHLLVQNPSLTKIYDYQEALLYLLLLETSCFRYWGQGKWTEYAKTIFRKGEEVIRNFEISAKSS from the coding sequence ATGAAGAACAAAGAGTTACCACCGATATGTGGTTTTGAATTTGAAATTAATAAGTTAGTAAATAAAGAAAGAGATAGTAGACAATTCGAAGAAAAGTCAAGGTTAGAGAATGTGAATTCAGGATTTGCATGTGCCCTCCATATGCATCAACCGACAATTCCAGCAGGTGAGAATGGAAAGCTCATTTCACATTTGCAATATATGTTTGAGCACACTTCAGAAGGAGATAATCACAATGCCGAACCATTTGCACAATGCTATAAACGTTTGGCTCAAATCATTCCAAGCCTGATAGATGAAGGATATGATCCCAAAATAATGCTTGATTACTCCGGTAATCTTCTTTGGGGAATCGAACAAATGGGTCGCGAGGATATTCTCAAATCATTAAAACTCCTAGCGTGTGATCAGACAGTTCAACCACATGTTGAATGGTTAGGAACCTTTTGGAGTCATGCTGTAGCCTCTTCGACTCCACCTTCTGACTTTAAATTACAGATAACAGCCTGGCAGCACCACTTCTCGTCTTTATTTGGAGAAGATGCATTGCGTCGAGTAAATGGTTTCTCTCTTCCTGAGATGCATCTTCCAAACCATCCGGATGTACTATTTCAGTTAATCAAAGCTCTTAAGGAATGTGGATATCGTTGGGTAATGGTTCAAGAACATAGTGTTCAAAATATAGATGGCTCTAATCTAAGAAACGATCAAAAATATATTCCCAATATGCTCAAAGCTCAAAGTAGTAATGGAGAGACCATCTCTATTCTTTCACTAATAAAAACTCAAGGATCAGATACAAAGCTTGTTGGGCAAATGCAACCTTATTACGAGGCAATAGGTCTAAATAAACAATATTTAGGTAAACATATTATCCCCTCGCTGGTTTCCCAAATTGCTGATGGAGAAAATGGCGGTGTAATGATGAACGAATTTCCCCAAGCTTATATACAGGCTTATAAAAGAATTGGTCAAAAAACCGACATAAGCTCCACAATTGCCATGAACGGATCTGAATACCTCGACTTCCTGGAGACTTTAGATATTGATGAAAATAATTATCCATTGATACAAGCAGTCGGTCAAGACAGAATATGGAAAAAAATCTCAGGGCCAATAACACCTACTTTGGTTAAAAAAGCAATTAATGAATTAAAAGAGGAAGATCAATCTTTTTCTTTAAGTGGAGCCAGCTGGACTAACGATTTGAGTTGGGAAGATGGATATATAAATGTTTTAGAGCCAATTACAAAACTTAGTTCGTATTTTCATGAAACATTTGACCATTTATTAGTTCAAAATCCATCGTTAACAAAAATCTATGACTATCAAGAAGCTCTCCTATACCTTTTGCTATTAGAAACTAGCTGCTTCCGTTATTGGGGACAGGGAAAATGGACTGAATATGCTAAAACAATCTTCAGAAAAGGTGAAGAGGTGATTAGAAACTTTGAAATTTCAGCAAAGAGCAGTTAA
- a CDS encoding DUF3764 family protein, giving the protein MATEITVLDFKLSNTFSEYCTHMNAPEQQAMFKEMGVKTFYIGECIGDSKRATVMFEGPENVLYNIFISPETKPIVEASGHIYEETKITRWINNCPNC; this is encoded by the coding sequence ATGGCAACTGAAATCACTGTTTTAGACTTCAAGCTTAGTAATACTTTTTCAGAGTATTGCACTCATATGAATGCCCCAGAGCAGCAGGCGATGTTTAAAGAAATGGGTGTTAAAACTTTTTATATCGGTGAATGTATAGGAGACTCTAAAAGAGCAACTGTTATGTTTGAAGGACCAGAGAATGTTTTATATAACATTTTTATCAGTCCGGAAACAAAGCCTATTGTTGAGGCCTCTGGTCATATTTATGAAGAAACCAAAATCACAAGATGGATAAACAATTGTCCTAACTGCTAA
- a CDS encoding DUF1499 domain-containing protein, whose amino-acid sequence MPDPKSGLCPCLNPLNCVFFQKEFEDVDKTFEQLIRIAQEIPRTKVLEVNDKYWKGVCRSLIFRFPDDLEILKIDKKIQIKSASRYGGGDLGVNGTRVGKLLTALEKSNS is encoded by the coding sequence ATGCCAGATCCTAAATCAGGTCTTTGTCCCTGTTTAAATCCGCTTAATTGCGTTTTTTTTCAAAAAGAATTTGAAGATGTTGACAAGACCTTTGAGCAACTTATTAGGATTGCCCAGGAAATTCCTAGAACCAAAGTTTTAGAGGTTAATGATAAATATTGGAAAGGGGTTTGTCGTAGTTTGATTTTCAGATTTCCAGACGACTTGGAGATTTTAAAAATCGATAAGAAGATTCAAATCAAATCCGCATCAAGATATGGTGGTGGCGATCTTGGAGTTAATGGAACTAGAGTTGGCAAATTGTTAACTGCTTTAGAAAAATCAAATAGTTAG
- a CDS encoding nitroreductase family protein, translating into MEIAEAIKKRRTIHIFSKKSVPSEVIQKSIVAANQAPCHRRTFPWRFTNIGIKKRELLYQLQLTLKFGDTSIDESSLKKIKEKMLNPSHLLIATQVCTDNQAQKLEDYAACACAIQNLSLSLVADDVGCKWSTGKITKDPNTYQIAQINSSEEEIIGFIWIGYGNEPPLINRPLISTIYRERD; encoded by the coding sequence ATGGAAATAGCTGAAGCAATTAAAAAACGAAGGACCATTCATATCTTTTCCAAAAAAAGTGTTCCTAGCGAAGTAATTCAAAAATCAATAGTTGCAGCTAATCAGGCACCCTGCCACAGAAGGACTTTCCCATGGCGTTTTACCAACATTGGGATAAAAAAAAGGGAACTTCTATATCAATTACAGCTGACTCTGAAATTTGGTGATACGTCAATAGATGAATCTAGTTTAAAAAAAATAAAGGAAAAAATGCTTAACCCTTCCCATTTGCTTATTGCCACTCAAGTATGTACTGATAATCAAGCTCAAAAACTCGAAGATTATGCTGCTTGTGCTTGCGCGATTCAAAACCTGTCGCTTTCACTTGTCGCCGATGATGTTGGTTGCAAGTGGTCAACAGGCAAAATCACTAAAGATCCTAATACATATCAAATCGCACAAATAAATTCAAGTGAGGAGGAAATTATTGGTTTTATTTGGATTGGATATGGAAATGAGCCGCCTTTAATCAATAGACCTTTAATTAGTACTATCTATAGAGAGAGGGATTAA
- a CDS encoding DUF4278 domain-containing protein has translation MTVLTYRGKEYLQHKEATPKKVVELSYRSNVYTSRQAEAKKQMQASLTYRGNTYQK, from the coding sequence ATGACTGTTCTTACTTACAGAGGCAAAGAGTACCTTCAACATAAAGAAGCTACTCCAAAAAAAGTTGTAGAACTTAGTTACAGAAGTAACGTCTACACATCTAGACAGGCAGAAGCTAAAAAGCAGATGCAAGCATCCTTAACTTACAGAGGTAATACATACCAAAAGTAA
- the purT gene encoding formate-dependent phosphoribosylglycinamide formyltransferase, producing MNIFPKKIMLLGSGELGKEVAIAAKRLGCYVIACDRYNDAPAMQIADQVEVLNMNNGSELKEVISKCNPDIIIPEIEALAVDVLKEIEQKITVIPNARATAITMNRDKIRDLAANELNIRTAKFSYAMNQSELNFRADAIGYPLLIKPVMSSSGKGQSLVNNKNDLVQAWDLAIEKSRGKSNKIILEEFIDFDLEITLLTIRQFNGKTLFCEPIGHEQKNGDYQCSWQPATLTESVLDKAKKIAKCVTDNLGGVGLFGVEFFIKGEEVIFSELSPRPHDTGLVTLISQNLNEFELHLRAVLGIPIPEIVCHEASASRVILASQKTSNIAFTGLEDALSQPNTGVFIFGKPSSTEGRRMGVAVANAETIDEAKIKADKAAQSVQFINE from the coding sequence AGAAAATAATGCTTTTAGGTAGCGGAGAGTTAGGGAAAGAGGTGGCAATCGCAGCAAAAAGATTAGGTTGTTATGTTATTGCATGTGACAGATATAATGATGCGCCAGCCATGCAGATAGCTGATCAAGTTGAAGTATTAAATATGAATAATGGTAGTGAATTAAAAGAAGTGATATCTAAATGTAATCCTGATATAATTATTCCTGAAATTGAGGCTCTTGCAGTAGATGTATTAAAGGAAATCGAACAAAAAATAACAGTAATACCAAATGCTCGAGCTACTGCGATAACTATGAATAGAGATAAAATTAGAGATTTAGCTGCTAACGAATTAAATATAAGAACTGCAAAATTTAGTTATGCGATGAATCAATCCGAGCTTAATTTTCGTGCAGATGCGATTGGTTATCCTTTATTAATTAAGCCAGTTATGAGTTCTTCAGGTAAAGGACAAAGCTTAGTTAATAATAAAAATGATTTAGTCCAGGCTTGGGATTTGGCTATTGAAAAATCAAGAGGTAAATCAAATAAAATTATATTAGAGGAATTTATTGATTTTGATTTAGAAATTACTTTATTAACTATTAGACAATTTAATGGTAAAACATTATTTTGTGAACCGATAGGACACGAGCAAAAGAATGGAGATTATCAATGTAGTTGGCAACCAGCTACATTAACTGAAAGTGTTTTAGATAAGGCTAAAAAGATAGCCAAATGTGTCACTGATAATCTTGGTGGAGTTGGTTTGTTTGGCGTTGAATTTTTTATTAAGGGTGAGGAGGTGATTTTTTCAGAGCTGTCACCAAGACCACATGACACAGGCTTAGTAACTTTGATTAGTCAAAATTTAAATGAGTTTGAATTACACCTTAGGGCTGTTTTAGGTATCCCAATTCCAGAAATAGTTTGTCATGAAGCTTCTGCGAGCAGAGTGATTTTGGCTTCCCAGAAAACTTCAAACATAGCTTTTACGGGACTTGAAGATGCCTTAAGTCAACCGAATACAGGTGTATTTATATTTGGCAAGCCGAGCTCTACTGAAGGTCGTCGAATGGGAGTAGCTGTAGCAAATGCAGAAACCATCGATGAGGCAAAAATTAAAGCTGATAAAGCTGCTCAATCAGTCCAATTTATAAATGAATAA